One Actinospica robiniae DSM 44927 genomic region harbors:
- a CDS encoding helix-turn-helix transcriptional regulator translates to MTRSTSPVFIGRKSELSRLRSVFERSAAGQPQSVLLGGEAGVGKTRLVEEFAGQSGAALALGACVEIGGDGVPYAAFTGVLRSLHEADLLRCGGWERDELARLLPELGAAPPARIDDEFGRVRLFEAVTSALLDAAEERPLIVVVDDLHWADRASRELFGYLARVLRRGRLLLIGTFRDDELHRGHPLRPLVAELSRVREVERIDLGRFDRRETAEQLEALLGERVAPSTVEDVYCRAEGNAFFTEELACCFSCGDGDELSWTLHDLFIARVETLPEDTQRLLRLISCAYQPTHTALISRLSGLSESELADRLRPAFTAQMLIGGEGDAFRFRHALMREVLRENLLPGERARISRQLGELLEQDPGLVAEDGRDVQVAHYWHRAKVADKALAASLRAAKRANEKFAFSDELAMLERALELWDAVDHAPDEQPDEIYWMYRASLAAWRAGQPDRGLCFAEAGLAVIDVEQRPTLAAHLYEQRSTHRWGLGRLDLDGLYRAVDLLPADRYPVKRAFMLARLASKLCLHGRSTEALIAAEEGRRLSEQAPDLGDRLLALSSYGSVLFHSGDWEQGLELQYQAREQAHSMGRTPALLSRIEICISDELYKLGRYAEAAEVAEGALDSVAASNRAQKGLLRHNAAEPLIDLGRLDEALAHIDEGLNLALPDVQDQGLLRLRASVHVLRGHNDAAAADLRQVVRRGRFGHGDIELQHLIPTAALQIMLAAEGGVGEQVGVELRQVFANGVREEFEWWAWPLLYTAAAALTDLDSRDGELSALIRKYADAIPRRVPIHDLYAGLIAAELAMAEEVATSTAASPTPLCWAELAGRADEIAAPVLLRARIRLREAQHAAAVPGGREAAATAAREARLLAVSLGAEPLLARIDALARSARLLSVVPSDEPGAAVQAAATAPGLTARETDVLRLVAEGLSNGQIGARLYITTKTVSVHVSNILAKLGVSSRTEAAAVAHRDRLLEPAA, encoded by the coding sequence GTGACAAGGTCGACAAGCCCGGTGTTCATCGGCAGGAAGAGCGAGCTGTCCCGACTGCGTTCCGTGTTCGAGCGGTCCGCGGCCGGGCAGCCGCAATCCGTGCTGTTGGGCGGCGAGGCCGGGGTGGGCAAGACCAGGCTGGTGGAGGAGTTCGCGGGGCAGAGCGGGGCGGCGCTCGCACTGGGGGCGTGCGTCGAAATAGGGGGCGACGGGGTTCCCTACGCGGCCTTCACCGGGGTGCTGCGCAGCTTGCACGAGGCGGATCTGCTGCGCTGCGGGGGCTGGGAGCGCGACGAACTCGCCCGGCTGCTGCCGGAACTGGGGGCGGCCCCACCGGCGCGGATAGACGATGAGTTCGGCCGAGTGCGGCTCTTCGAGGCGGTGACGTCGGCACTGCTCGACGCGGCGGAGGAGCGGCCGCTGATCGTGGTCGTCGACGACCTGCATTGGGCGGACCGGGCGAGCCGCGAGCTGTTCGGCTACCTCGCCCGGGTGCTGCGCCGCGGTCGGCTGCTGCTGATCGGCACCTTCCGCGACGACGAGCTGCACCGCGGGCATCCGCTGCGGCCGCTGGTGGCCGAGCTGTCGCGGGTACGGGAGGTGGAGCGGATCGACCTCGGCCGGTTCGACCGCAGGGAGACGGCGGAGCAGCTCGAGGCTTTGCTCGGCGAACGGGTGGCGCCGAGCACGGTCGAGGACGTCTACTGCCGAGCCGAGGGCAACGCGTTCTTCACCGAAGAGCTCGCCTGCTGCTTCTCCTGCGGGGACGGGGACGAGCTGTCCTGGACGCTGCACGACCTGTTCATCGCACGGGTGGAGACGCTGCCCGAGGACACTCAACGCCTGCTGCGGCTGATCTCCTGCGCCTATCAGCCCACGCATACCGCGCTGATCAGCCGGCTGTCCGGGCTCAGCGAGTCCGAGCTCGCCGACCGGCTGCGGCCGGCCTTCACCGCGCAGATGCTGATCGGCGGGGAGGGGGACGCGTTCCGCTTCCGGCACGCGCTGATGCGCGAGGTGCTGCGGGAGAACCTGCTGCCGGGCGAGCGGGCCCGGATCAGTCGTCAGCTCGGCGAGCTGCTCGAGCAGGATCCCGGCCTCGTCGCCGAGGACGGCCGGGACGTCCAGGTCGCGCACTACTGGCACCGGGCGAAGGTGGCGGACAAGGCCTTGGCCGCCTCCTTGCGCGCGGCCAAGCGGGCCAACGAGAAGTTCGCCTTCTCCGATGAGCTCGCCATGCTCGAGCGGGCGCTCGAACTGTGGGACGCGGTCGACCACGCTCCGGACGAGCAGCCGGACGAGATCTACTGGATGTACCGGGCGTCGCTGGCGGCCTGGCGCGCCGGGCAGCCGGATCGCGGACTGTGCTTCGCCGAGGCGGGCCTGGCCGTGATCGACGTCGAGCAGCGTCCGACCCTCGCCGCGCACCTGTACGAGCAGCGCTCCACGCACCGCTGGGGGCTCGGCCGGCTGGACCTCGACGGGCTCTACCGCGCGGTGGATCTGTTGCCCGCGGACCGCTATCCGGTCAAGCGCGCCTTCATGCTCGCGCGGCTGGCTTCCAAGCTGTGCCTGCACGGGCGCAGCACCGAGGCGCTCATAGCCGCGGAAGAGGGGCGCCGGCTCAGCGAGCAGGCTCCCGATCTCGGCGACCGCTTGCTCGCTTTGTCCTCCTACGGGTCCGTGCTCTTCCACTCCGGGGACTGGGAGCAGGGGTTGGAGCTGCAGTATCAGGCGCGCGAGCAGGCGCACTCCATGGGCCGTACCCCGGCTCTGCTCTCGCGCATCGAGATCTGCATCTCCGACGAGCTGTACAAGCTCGGACGGTACGCCGAGGCCGCCGAGGTGGCCGAAGGCGCACTGGACTCGGTCGCCGCGTCGAACCGGGCGCAGAAGGGCCTGCTGCGGCACAACGCCGCGGAGCCGCTGATCGATCTGGGGCGGCTCGACGAGGCGCTGGCGCACATCGACGAGGGCCTGAACCTGGCGCTCCCGGACGTCCAGGACCAAGGCCTGCTGCGGCTGCGCGCCTCCGTGCACGTGCTGCGTGGCCACAACGATGCGGCCGCCGCCGACCTGCGCCAGGTCGTGCGGCGGGGTCGGTTCGGGCACGGAGACATCGAACTGCAGCATCTGATTCCGACCGCGGCACTGCAGATCATGCTGGCTGCCGAGGGCGGAGTGGGCGAGCAGGTCGGCGTCGAGCTGCGGCAGGTCTTCGCGAACGGGGTGCGCGAGGAGTTCGAGTGGTGGGCCTGGCCGCTGCTGTACACCGCGGCGGCTGCGCTGACGGACCTCGACAGCCGGGACGGGGAGCTCAGTGCGCTCATCCGCAAGTACGCCGACGCGATTCCCCGCCGCGTGCCCATCCACGACCTCTACGCGGGTCTGATCGCCGCCGAACTGGCCATGGCGGAGGAGGTGGCGACGTCGACCGCGGCCTCGCCGACGCCGCTGTGCTGGGCGGAGTTGGCCGGCCGCGCGGACGAGATAGCCGCGCCGGTCCTCCTCAGGGCCCGGATACGCCTGCGCGAGGCCCAGCACGCCGCGGCGGTGCCCGGAGGCCGAGAAGCGGCCGCCACGGCCGCGCGGGAGGCTCGCCTGCTCGCGGTGAGCCTCGGCGCCGAGCCGCTGCTGGCACGGATCGACGCGCTCGCGCGCAGTGCCCGTCTGCTGAGCGTCGTGCCGTCCGACGAGCCCGGCGCCGCCGTTCAAGCCGCTGCGACGGCACCCGGCCTCACCGCGCGCGAGACCGACGTGTTGCGGCTGGTGGCCGAGGGGCTGTCGAACGGTCAGATCGGCGCGCGCCTGTACATCACCACGAAGACGGTGTCCGTGCACGTGTCCAACATCCTGGCGAAGCTCGGCGTCTCGTCCCGGACCGAGGCCGCCGCCGTCGCTCACCGCGATCGTCTGCTCGAACCGGCGGCCTAG
- a CDS encoding DUF58 domain-containing protein: MSEKPGPPQPSPLVQRALGREAQGGNEFEAPSARPDGWRLSERGYRLVAVAACALAVGVAAGNAWAFALAAGPLVWLVLAARPGAKPERVQATAHVPVRRCFEGETVSVRIDLAFAGAAGGLDPAVYPGPGVELTGIEQRAGTVGLMFTAHRWGRWSLGVVDLDVYDRAGLARQSVRVDLGDCEVFPLPSDSSLTPIPARLPNRLGEHTSRQRGEGLEFVGVSPFRWGERQRRINWPATTRRGSIQISQFAAEQATDAVVLLDAFGDVVSAVDGHSTLDDSVRAAAGIARAYLRSHDRVGIVSLGGRLRWLTPGTGSTHLLRIVESVLDVRRDMGYQVPDLDRVPPPALPAGALVYAITPLADDRFLEALRDLAERGNPAVVVEIPAGEPLLDPQDPDAPLARRLWRLDREALRFSLTERGMPVVAWDGEGALDLALAPLLRRPVYGRSR; encoded by the coding sequence ATGAGCGAGAAGCCCGGACCGCCGCAGCCGTCACCCCTGGTGCAGCGCGCGCTCGGCCGGGAGGCGCAGGGCGGCAACGAATTCGAGGCCCCGTCGGCGCGTCCGGACGGGTGGCGCCTGTCCGAACGCGGGTACCGGCTGGTGGCGGTCGCCGCGTGCGCGCTGGCCGTGGGTGTGGCCGCCGGCAACGCGTGGGCGTTCGCGCTGGCGGCCGGTCCGCTGGTGTGGCTGGTGCTCGCTGCCCGCCCGGGCGCCAAGCCGGAACGGGTCCAGGCGACGGCACATGTGCCGGTGCGCCGCTGTTTCGAGGGCGAGACCGTCTCGGTGCGGATCGACTTGGCCTTCGCCGGCGCGGCCGGCGGCCTCGACCCGGCCGTGTATCCGGGCCCTGGCGTGGAGCTGACCGGGATCGAACAGCGGGCGGGCACGGTCGGCCTGATGTTCACCGCGCACCGCTGGGGCCGGTGGAGCCTGGGCGTGGTCGATCTGGACGTCTACGACCGGGCGGGTCTGGCTCGGCAGAGCGTGCGCGTGGACTTGGGCGACTGCGAGGTCTTCCCGCTGCCGTCGGACAGCTCGCTCACCCCGATCCCGGCGCGGCTGCCGAACCGGCTCGGCGAGCACACCTCACGCCAGCGCGGCGAGGGCCTGGAGTTCGTGGGCGTGAGTCCGTTCCGGTGGGGCGAGCGCCAGCGCCGGATCAACTGGCCGGCGACCACGCGCCGCGGCTCGATCCAGATCAGCCAGTTCGCGGCGGAACAGGCGACGGACGCCGTGGTCCTGCTCGACGCGTTCGGCGACGTGGTCTCGGCCGTGGACGGCCACAGCACCCTGGACGACTCGGTGCGCGCCGCGGCGGGCATCGCGCGGGCGTATCTGCGCAGCCACGACCGTGTGGGCATCGTCTCGTTGGGCGGCAGACTGCGCTGGCTGACCCCCGGCACGGGTTCGACCCACCTGCTGCGGATCGTCGAATCCGTCCTCGACGTGCGGCGCGACATGGGCTATCAGGTCCCGGACCTCGACCGCGTCCCGCCGCCGGCATTGCCCGCGGGCGCATTGGTGTACGCGATCACTCCGCTCGCGGACGACCGGTTCCTCGAAGCCCTGCGCGATCTCGCCGAGCGCGGGAACCCGGCCGTGGTCGTGGAGATCCCGGCCGGCGAACCGCTGCTCGACCCTCAGGACCCGGACGCTCCGCTCGCGCGGAGGCTGTGGCGCCTGGACCGCGAGGCCTTGCGGTTCAGCCTCACCGAGCGCGGAATGCCGGTGGTGGCCTGGGATGGCGAGGGCGCGCTCGACTTGGCCTTGGCCCCGCTGCTGCGCCGTCCCGTGTACGGGCGGTCTCGATGA
- a CDS encoding AAA family ATPase, translating into MTDELTPQQAGAVARTVLDEVERAVVGKRRPLELVMLGVLAGGHVLIEDLPGLGKTLLARSFATALGLEFTRIQFTPDLLPSDVTGAPFYDQKSGEMVFRPGPVFTQLLLADEINRTPPKTQAALLEAMAESQVSLDGVTRPLPKPFIVIATDNPIEYEGTYSLPEAQLDRFLLRTRMGYLPVQDEAAMLKRRLDRAAPEAVLDAKSDASQVLAMRESLERVEVDDDLIGYVVALIDATRAHAQVQVGASPRGGLALVQLARAHAVLRDRDYVVPEDVKAVAVPALAHRITLRPELWVRRISTDDVVAGIVESVPTPRTTPNPAQPAARA; encoded by the coding sequence ATGACCGACGAACTGACGCCGCAACAGGCCGGGGCCGTGGCCCGGACCGTGCTCGACGAGGTGGAGCGCGCCGTCGTCGGCAAGCGCCGGCCGCTCGAGCTGGTGATGCTGGGCGTTCTGGCCGGCGGCCACGTGCTGATCGAGGACCTGCCCGGGCTGGGCAAGACCCTGCTGGCGCGCTCGTTCGCCACCGCCCTCGGGCTGGAGTTCACCCGTATCCAGTTCACCCCGGACCTGCTGCCCTCGGACGTGACCGGAGCGCCGTTCTACGACCAGAAGAGCGGGGAGATGGTCTTCCGTCCCGGACCGGTCTTCACCCAGCTGCTGCTGGCCGACGAGATCAACCGCACTCCGCCGAAGACGCAGGCGGCGCTGCTCGAAGCGATGGCGGAGAGCCAGGTCTCGCTCGACGGCGTCACCCGCCCGCTGCCCAAGCCGTTCATCGTCATCGCCACGGACAACCCGATCGAGTACGAGGGCACTTACTCGCTGCCCGAGGCACAGCTCGACCGGTTCCTGCTGCGCACGCGCATGGGCTACCTGCCGGTGCAGGACGAGGCGGCGATGCTCAAGCGCCGACTGGACCGGGCGGCGCCCGAAGCGGTGCTGGACGCCAAGTCGGACGCGAGCCAGGTGCTGGCGATGCGCGAGAGCCTCGAGCGCGTCGAGGTCGACGACGATCTGATCGGCTACGTCGTCGCGCTCATCGACGCGACCCGCGCACACGCGCAGGTCCAGGTCGGTGCTTCTCCGCGCGGCGGTCTGGCGCTCGTTCAGCTCGCCCGCGCGCACGCGGTCCTGCGCGACCGCGACTACGTGGTGCCCGAGGACGTCAAGGCGGTGGCGGTGCCCGCGCTCGCCCACCGCATCACGCTGCGCCCGGAACTGTGGGTGCGGCGCATCTCGACCGACGACGTCGTCGCCGGGATCGTCGAGTCCGTGCCGACCCCGCGCACCACGCCCAACCCGGCGCAACCCGCCGCGCGCGCATGA
- a CDS encoding DUF4129 domain-containing protein — MATGKARERVGRDEFVVGIEHVEKGTAGQEGWIRAARPLLAVGITVLLAIGAISLASAKGSTIHAVGALSHLWVLFAFLAFAGAAAAAYQLLIRRQGADKASEAAQRLNRAMLAVFAVLAVALPVGFYLSRPVSSGDGGLGCGTCTLIPATHPAPTATVNIPTNQTPRAPKNVQLGPFLAILGILVAVVAIAIAVFIIVRLMRKPIAAPINGLALPAQEIVDDADLERAMLAGRGALEGEARAAIIACYAAMEESLSAAGVTLLNSDSPADLLARAAVTGLIRGAAPGRLAELFREARFSTHELGESKLADARAALDEILAQVTARLQEAAARATAEAATAQAAREARAAAAQSADGHGRAGAR, encoded by the coding sequence GTGGCAACCGGTAAAGCCCGGGAGCGGGTCGGGCGCGATGAGTTCGTCGTGGGGATAGAGCACGTGGAAAAGGGCACAGCCGGGCAAGAGGGTTGGATACGGGCAGCCCGGCCCCTGCTGGCGGTCGGGATCACCGTGCTCCTGGCCATCGGCGCCATCTCGCTGGCCTCGGCGAAGGGCTCGACGATCCATGCCGTCGGGGCGCTGTCGCACCTGTGGGTGCTGTTCGCCTTCCTGGCCTTCGCCGGCGCCGCCGCCGCGGCCTACCAGCTTCTGATCCGACGTCAAGGCGCGGACAAGGCCTCCGAGGCGGCGCAGCGGCTGAACCGGGCCATGCTCGCGGTGTTCGCCGTACTGGCGGTCGCCCTTCCAGTGGGCTTCTACCTCTCGCGGCCCGTTTCCTCCGGTGACGGCGGTCTGGGTTGCGGCACCTGCACCCTCATCCCCGCCACGCACCCGGCGCCCACCGCCACTGTGAACATCCCGACCAACCAGACTCCGCGCGCTCCCAAGAACGTCCAACTCGGGCCGTTCCTGGCCATTCTCGGCATCCTCGTCGCGGTCGTGGCCATCGCCATCGCGGTCTTCATCATCGTGCGGCTGATGCGCAAGCCGATCGCCGCCCCGATCAACGGGCTCGCCCTGCCGGCCCAGGAGATCGTGGACGACGCCGATCTCGAGCGCGCGATGCTGGCGGGCCGGGGCGCGCTCGAAGGCGAGGCCAGGGCGGCGATCATCGCCTGCTACGCGGCCATGGAGGAGTCGCTGTCCGCCGCGGGCGTGACCCTGCTGAACTCGGACAGCCCGGCCGACCTGCTGGCGCGGGCGGCCGTTACCGGCTTGATCCGCGGTGCGGCACCGGGCCGCCTCGCCGAGCTTTTCCGCGAAGCGCGCTTCTCCACGCACGAGTTGGGCGAGAGCAAGCTCGCCGACGCGCGCGCCGCCTTGGACGAGATCCTCGCGCAGGTGACAGCACGTCTGCAGGAGGCAGCGGCCCGTGCCACGGCCGAGGCTGCCACCGCACAGGCAGCCAGAGAGGCCCGGGCAGCCGCGGCCCAGTCGGCAGACGGTCACGGACGGGCGGGAGCACGGTGA
- a CDS encoding VOC family protein: MPDTTLPHPQGAVCWLDMLLSGQAEALRFYQRLLGWSGEPDPNDPTKYAVQTVNGKAVAGIGLMPESEPLMPWTGYFSVTDLDAAVSRITANGGGIIVGASDAEGHGRFAHGTDPAGGHFGLWEAGPFPGFQIWGEPGCMGWLELVTAEGKSSADFYAALLECTVEPMESMPDSYWTLQVEGQPRAGIFQVDESKKPYWRPYFLVDDVDEAAATAQAGGAQLVNAPTDTPFGRMATLKDPNGVEIQLNSMEMSSDE; this comes from the coding sequence ATGCCCGACACCACTCTCCCCCACCCGCAGGGTGCCGTCTGCTGGCTCGACATGCTCCTGTCGGGGCAGGCCGAGGCGTTGCGGTTCTACCAGCGGCTGCTCGGCTGGAGCGGCGAGCCCGACCCGAACGATCCGACCAAGTACGCCGTGCAGACGGTGAACGGCAAGGCGGTCGCCGGCATCGGGCTGATGCCCGAGAGCGAGCCGCTCATGCCCTGGACGGGCTACTTCTCCGTGACGGACCTGGACGCGGCGGTTTCGCGGATCACGGCGAACGGCGGCGGCATCATCGTCGGCGCCAGCGATGCCGAGGGTCACGGCCGGTTCGCGCACGGCACCGATCCGGCCGGGGGGCACTTCGGCCTGTGGGAGGCGGGGCCGTTCCCGGGCTTCCAGATCTGGGGCGAGCCCGGCTGCATGGGCTGGCTGGAACTGGTGACGGCGGAGGGCAAGAGCTCGGCCGACTTCTACGCGGCGCTGCTCGAGTGCACGGTGGAGCCGATGGAGTCGATGCCGGACTCGTACTGGACGCTGCAGGTGGAAGGCCAGCCGAGGGCCGGGATCTTCCAGGTCGACGAGTCGAAGAAGCCTTATTGGCGGCCTTACTTCCTGGTCGACGACGTGGACGAGGCCGCGGCCACGGCGCAGGCCGGCGGCGCGCAGCTGGTGAACGCGCCTACGGACACTCCGTTCGGCCGGATGGCCACGTTGAAGGACCCGAACGGGGTGGAGATCCAGCTCAACTCGATGGAGATGAGTTCAGACGAGTGA
- a CDS encoding ArsR/SmtB family transcription factor, whose amino-acid sequence MANPAASGDHSSPHHRPALGPALPDTLVQTAVGYLDMLAEPTRLRLLWALRDGEFGVSTLAEIARCTPTAASQHLAKLRLAGLVYQRAEGRARYYRLRGDHIKRLLDEALGQAEHEVEGIPHD is encoded by the coding sequence ATGGCCAATCCCGCAGCGTCCGGCGACCATTCCTCCCCTCATCACAGACCCGCGCTCGGACCTGCCCTGCCCGACACACTGGTCCAGACAGCGGTCGGCTACCTCGACATGCTCGCCGAACCGACGCGGCTGCGCCTGCTGTGGGCACTGCGCGACGGAGAGTTCGGCGTCAGCACCCTGGCCGAGATCGCGCGCTGCACTCCGACCGCCGCCAGCCAGCATCTGGCCAAGCTGCGGCTGGCCGGCCTCGTCTACCAACGCGCCGAGGGGCGGGCACGGTACTACCGGCTGCGCGGCGACCACATCAAGCGCCTACTGGACGAGGCGCTCGGCCAGGCCGAGCACGAAGTGGAAGGAATTCCGCACGACTGA
- a CDS encoding GNAT family N-acetyltransferase, whose translation MRIVPMRDEHAAGVLTVYQSGLDTGDASFQRSAPDWPEFSAGKLAEHRFVALDEAGRVLGWAAVSAVSARPVYAGVVELSVYVASEARGSGVGKALLDQLIASTEQAGVWTLRAGIFPENTASLALHMRAGFRQVGVHEKLGKHGDRGWRDVVLLERRSEYID comes from the coding sequence ATGCGGATAGTCCCGATGCGCGACGAGCACGCTGCGGGCGTATTGACGGTCTATCAGTCAGGCTTGGACACCGGCGACGCCTCATTCCAGCGGTCTGCACCGGATTGGCCGGAATTCAGCGCGGGAAAGCTCGCCGAGCACCGCTTCGTCGCGCTCGACGAGGCAGGGCGGGTGCTCGGCTGGGCGGCGGTTTCCGCGGTTTCCGCGCGTCCGGTCTACGCAGGCGTCGTCGAGTTGTCGGTCTACGTCGCCTCCGAAGCGCGCGGCTCCGGCGTCGGCAAGGCGCTGCTGGACCAACTCATCGCCTCGACCGAGCAGGCCGGCGTCTGGACACTGCGCGCCGGGATCTTCCCCGAGAACACCGCGTCCCTGGCCTTACATATGCGCGCGGGCTTCCGACAGGTGGGCGTCCACGAGAAGCTCGGCAAGCACGGCGACCGCGGCTGGCGGGACGTGGTCCTCCTGGAACGCCGCAGCGAGTACATCGACTAG